A single window of Helicobacter pylori NCTC 11637 = CCUG 17874 = ATCC 43504 = JCM 12093 DNA harbors:
- a CDS encoding DUF874 family protein, translating into MPVIRVLVMLATMMMKLGKTAKEKKVFKNVGMSIMGIAFWEAIKDSIKKQIKKSDWICGNVKTADDYLKTHPNSWFNSAIGVTAITAMLMNVCFADDQSKKEVAEIQKEAENARDRANKSGIELEQKQQKTEQEKQKTEQEKQKTEQEKQKTEQEKQKTSNIETNNQIKAEQEQQKTEQEKQKTIKEQKDLVNKAEQNCQENHSQFFIKKLGIKGGIAIEVEAECKTPKPAKTNQTPTQPKHLPNSKQPRSQRGSKAQELIAYLQKELESLPYSQKAIAKQVDFYKPSSIAYLELDPRDFKVTEEWQKENLKIRSKAQAKMLEMRNPQAHLPTSQSLLFVQKIFADVNKEIEAVANTEKKAEKAGYGYSKRM; encoded by the coding sequence ATGCCTGTTATAAGAGTTTTAGTAATGCTTGCAACAATGATGATGAAGTTAGGAAAAACGGCAAAAGAAAAGAAAGTTTTTAAGAATGTGGGAATGTCTATAATGGGGATTGCTTTTTGGGAAGCGATAAAAGACTCAATAAAAAAACAAATTAAAAAAAGCGATTGGATATGCGGGAATGTTAAGACTGCGGATGATTATTTAAAAACGCATCCTAACTCATGGTTTAATTCAGCAATAGGTGTAACAGCGATAACAGCCATGCTTATGAATGTGTGTTTTGCTGATGACCAATCCAAAAAAGAAGTGGCTGAAATTCAAAAGGAAGCTGAAAACGCTAGGGATAGAGCGAACAAGAGTGGGATAGAACTGGAACAAAAACAACAAAAGACAGAACAAGAAAAACAAAAGACAGAACAAGAAAAACAAAAGACAGAACAAGAAAAACAAAAGACAGAACAAGAAAAACAAAAGACAAGCAATATAGAGACTAACAATCAAATAAAAGCAGAACAAGAACAACAAAAGACAGAACAAGAAAAGCAAAAGACCATTAAAGAACAAAAAGATTTGGTTAACAAAGCAGAACAAAATTGCCAAGAAAATCATAGTCAATTCTTTATTAAAAAATTAGGAATTAAGGGTGGCATTGCTATAGAAGTAGAAGCTGAATGCAAAACCCCTAAACCTGCAAAAACCAATCAAACCCCTACCCAGCCAAAACACCTCCCAAACTCTAAACAACCCCGCTCTCAAAGAGGATCAAAAGCGCAAGAGCTTATCGCTTATTTGCAAAAAGAGCTGGAATCTCTGCCCTATTCACAAAAAGCTATCGCTAAACAAGTGGATTTTTATAAACCAAGTTCTATCGCTTATTTAGAACTAGATCCTAGAGATTTTAAGGTTACAGAAGAATGGCAAAAAGAAAATCTAAAAATACGCTCTAAAGCTCAAGCTAAAATGCTTGAAATGAGAAACCCACAAGCCCACCTTCCAACCTCTCAAAGCCTTTTGTTCGTTCAAAAAATATTTGCTGATGTTAATAAAGAAATAGAAGCGGTTGCTAATACTGAAAAGAAAGCAGAAAAAGCGGGTTATGGTTATAGTAAAAGGATGTAG
- the infC gene encoding translation initiation factor IF-3, protein MSRNEVLLNGDINFKEVRCVGNNGEVYGIISSKEALNIAQNLGLDLVLISASAKPPVCKVMDYNKFRYQNEKKIKEAKKKQKQIEIKEIKLSTQIAQNDINYKVKHAREFIESNKHVKFKVVLKGRESQNSKAGLDVLFRVQTMMQDLANPEKEPKTEGRFVSWMFVPKAKEAPKNEKKTKENNPPFNRINLMKGENHAKNED, encoded by the coding sequence TTGAGTAGAAACGAAGTGTTGTTAAACGGAGACATTAATTTTAAAGAAGTGCGTTGCGTGGGTAATAATGGCGAAGTGTATGGGATCATTTCTTCCAAAGAAGCACTCAATATCGCTCAAAATTTAGGTTTGGATTTGGTTTTGATTTCAGCGAGCGCGAAACCTCCCGTGTGTAAGGTGATGGATTATAATAAATTCCGCTACCAAAATGAAAAGAAAATCAAGGAAGCCAAGAAAAAGCAAAAGCAAATTGAAATCAAAGAGATCAAGCTTTCCACTCAAATTGCGCAAAACGATATTAACTATAAAGTCAAGCATGCGAGAGAATTTATTGAATCCAATAAGCATGTCAAATTCAAAGTGGTTTTAAAGGGTAGGGAGAGTCAAAACTCAAAAGCCGGGCTTGATGTGCTTTTTAGAGTCCAAACGATGATGCAAGATTTAGCCAACCCTGAAAAAGAGCCAAAAACCGAGGGGCGTTTTGTTTCGTGGATGTTTGTGCCTAAGGCTAAAGAAGCCCCCAAAAACGAAAAGAAAACTAAAGAAAATAACCCGCCTTTTAATCGTATTAACCTTATGAAAGGAGAAAATCATGCCAAAAATGAAGACTAA
- the thrS gene encoding threonine--tRNA ligase, which yields MSEELIAVYKDEQIIDLESAKVLGLSDGIKALKGTEPIYFDDSPLALEVIRHSCAHLLAQSLKALYPDAKFFVGPVVEEGFYYDFKTASKISEEDLPKIEAKMKEFAKSKLAITKETLTREQALERFKGDELKHAVMSKISGDKFGVYQQGEFEDLCKGPHLPNTRFLNHFKLTKLAGAYLGGDENNEMLIRIYGIAFATKEGLKDYLFQIEEAKKRDHRKLGVELGLFSFDDEIGAGLPLWLPKGARLRKRIEDLLSKALLLRGYEPVKGPEILKSDVWKISGHYDNYKENMYFTTIDEQEYGIKPMNCVGHIKVYQSALHSYRDLPLRFYEYGVVHRHEKSGVLHGLLRVREFTQDDAHIFCSFEQIQSEVSAILDFTHKIMQAFDFSYEMELSTRPAKSIGDDKVWEKATNALKEALKEHRIDYKIDEGGGAFYGPKIDIKITDALKRKWQCGTIQVDMNLPERFKLAFINEHNHAEQPVMIHRAILGSFERFIAILSEHFGGNFPFFVAPTQIALIPINEEHHVFALKLKEELKKRDIFVEVLDKNDSLNKKVRLAEKQKIPMILVLGNEEVETEILSIRDREKQAQYKMPLKEFLNMVESKMQEVSF from the coding sequence ATGAGTGAGGAACTGATTGCTGTTTATAAAGACGAGCAAATAATAGATTTAGAGAGCGCGAAAGTCTTAGGGCTGAGCGATGGGATTAAAGCGTTAAAAGGGACAGAGCCGATATATTTTGATGATTCGCCTTTGGCTTTAGAAGTGATCAGGCATTCGTGTGCACATTTGCTCGCACAAAGCTTGAAAGCCCTTTATCCGGACGCGAAATTTTTTGTAGGCCCTGTGGTAGAAGAAGGATTTTATTACGATTTCAAGACCGCTTCAAAAATCAGCGAAGAGGATTTGCCTAAAATTGAAGCGAAAATGAAAGAATTTGCGAAGTCAAAGCTCGCTATCACTAAAGAGACTTTAACCAGAGAGCAAGCTTTGGAGCGTTTTAAGGGCGATGAATTAAAGCATGCGGTGATGAGTAAAATCAGTGGCGATAAATTTGGCGTGTACCAACAAGGCGAGTTTGAAGATTTGTGTAAGGGGCCTCACCTCCCAAACACCCGTTTTTTAAACCATTTCAAGCTCACTAAACTGGCTGGGGCTTATTTGGGTGGCGATGAAAACAATGAAATGCTCATTAGAATCTATGGCATCGCTTTTGCCACTAAAGAGGGCTTAAAAGACTATCTTTTCCAAATAGAAGAAGCGAAAAAACGAGATCACAGAAAGCTAGGCGTGGAGCTAGGGCTTTTTAGTTTTGATGATGAGATAGGGGCAGGCTTACCTTTATGGCTGCCTAAAGGGGCAAGGCTTAGGAAACGCATTGAAGATTTATTGAGCAAAGCGTTACTTTTAAGAGGCTATGAGCCGGTTAAAGGCCCTGAGATTTTAAAGAGCGATGTGTGGAAAATCAGCGGGCATTATGACAACTATAAAGAAAACATGTATTTCACCACGATTGATGAGCAAGAATACGGCATAAAGCCTATGAACTGCGTGGGGCATATTAAAGTCTATCAAAGCGCTTTACACAGCTACAGAGATTTGCCCTTAAGATTTTATGAATACGGCGTGGTGCATCGGCATGAAAAAAGCGGCGTGTTGCATGGGCTTTTAAGGGTTAGGGAATTTACCCAAGATGATGCGCATATTTTTTGCTCTTTTGAACAGATCCAAAGCGAAGTGAGCGCGATTTTAGATTTTACGCATAAGATCATGCAAGCGTTTGATTTTAGCTATGAAATGGAATTATCCACAAGGCCGGCTAAATCCATAGGCGATGATAAAGTGTGGGAAAAGGCCACTAACGCTTTAAAAGAAGCTCTAAAAGAGCACCGCATTGATTATAAGATTGATGAAGGGGGAGGGGCTTTCTATGGGCCTAAGATTGACATTAAAATCACTGACGCTTTAAAGCGTAAATGGCAGTGCGGCACGATTCAAGTGGATATGAATTTGCCTGAACGCTTCAAGCTCGCTTTCATTAATGAGCATAATCACGCTGAACAGCCAGTGATGATCCACAGAGCGATTTTAGGCTCGTTTGAAAGGTTTATTGCGATTTTGAGCGAACATTTTGGGGGGAATTTCCCTTTCTTTGTCGCGCCCACTCAAATCGCTCTCATCCCTATTAATGAAGAGCATCATGTTTTTGCTTTGAAATTAAAAGAGGAACTAAAAAAGCGCGATATTTTTGTAGAAGTGCTGGATAAAAACGACAGCTTGAATAAAAAAGTGCGATTAGCCGAAAAGCAAAAAATCCCTATGATTTTAGTGTTAGGGAATGAAGAAGTGGAGACCGAAATTTTATCCATTAGAGACAGAGAAAAACAAGCTCAATATAAAATGCCCTTAAAGGAGTTTTTAAACATGGTTGAATCTAAGATGCAAGAGGTTAGTTTTTGA
- the ppsA gene encoding pyruvate, water dikinase, translated as MRYIKFFKELNNKNVNLVGGKNASIGEMFQELVPIGIKVPDGFAITSEAYWYLLEQGGAKQKIRELLENVDATEIDVLKIRSKQIRELIFGTPFPSDLRDEIFQAYEILSQQYHMKEADVAVRSSATAEDLPDASFAGQQDTYLNIKGKTELIHYIKSCLASLFTDRAISYRASRGFDHLKVALSVGVQKMVRADKGSAGVMFSIDTETGFKDAVFITSAWGLGENVVGGTINPDEFYVFKPTLEQNKRPIIKRQLGNKTQKMVYAPRGSEHPTRNIKTTKKEWQSFSLSDEDVLILAKYAIEIEKHYSKEAKQYRPMDIEWAKDGESGEIFIVQARPETVQSQKSKEENQVFEKFKFKNPNEKKEIILQGRAIGSKIGSGKVRIINDLEHMNSFKEGEILVTDNTDPDWEPCMKKASAVITNRGGRTCHAAIVAREIGVPAIVGVSGATDSLYTGMEITVSCAEGEEGYVYAGIYEHEIERVELSNMQETQTKIYINIGNPEKAFSFSQLPNHGVGLARMEMIILNQIKAHPLALVDLHHKKSVKEKNEIENLMAGYANPKDFFVKKIAEGIGMISAAFYPKPVIVRTSDFKSNEYMRMLGGSSYEPNEENPMLGYRGASRYYSESYNEAFSWECEALALVREEMGLTNMKVMIPFLRTIEEGKKVLEILRKNNLESGKNGLEIYIMCELPVNVILADDFLSLFDGFSIGSNDLTQLTLGVDRDSELVSHVFDERNEAMLKMFKKAIEACKRHNKYCGICGQAPSDYPEVTEFLVKEGITSISLNPDSVIPTWNAVAKLEKELKEHGLTEH; from the coding sequence GTGCGATATATCAAGTTTTTCAAAGAGTTGAACAATAAGAACGTGAATCTGGTTGGGGGCAAGAACGCTAGCATTGGCGAAATGTTTCAAGAATTAGTGCCAATTGGTATTAAAGTGCCTGATGGCTTTGCGATTACAAGCGAAGCGTATTGGTATCTTTTAGAGCAAGGGGGGGCTAAACAAAAAATCAGAGAGCTTTTAGAAAATGTTGATGCCACGGAAATTGATGTGTTAAAAATCCGCTCCAAACAAATCAGAGAGCTTATTTTTGGCACGCCCTTTCCTAGCGATTTAAGAGATGAGATTTTTCAAGCTTATGAGATTTTAAGCCAGCAATACCACATGAAAGAAGCCGATGTGGCTGTAAGGAGTTCCGCTACTGCAGAAGATTTGCCGGACGCTTCTTTTGCCGGGCAGCAAGACACTTATTTAAACATTAAGGGTAAAACAGAATTGATCCACTATATCAAATCCTGTTTAGCGTCGCTTTTTACCGATAGAGCGATTAGTTATAGAGCGAGTCGTGGGTTTGATCATTTAAAAGTCGCCTTGAGTGTGGGGGTGCAAAAAATGGTGCGAGCGGATAAAGGCAGCGCGGGCGTGATGTTTTCTATTGACACTGAAACCGGTTTTAAAGACGCGGTGTTTATCACTTCAGCGTGGGGGTTGGGCGAAAATGTGGTGGGCGGCACGATAAACCCCGATGAATTTTATGTGTTTAAGCCCACTTTAGAGCAAAACAAACGCCCCATTATCAAACGCCAACTCGGCAATAAAACGCAAAAAATGGTCTATGCCCCAAGGGGTAGCGAACACCCCACCAGAAACATTAAAACCACCAAAAAAGAATGGCAATCCTTTTCATTGAGCGATGAAGACGTGCTGATTTTAGCCAAATACGCCATTGAAATTGAAAAACATTACTCTAAAGAAGCCAAACAATACCGCCCCATGGATATAGAATGGGCTAAAGATGGCGAGAGCGGGGAAATCTTTATCGTTCAAGCGCGCCCAGAAACCGTTCAAAGCCAAAAAAGTAAAGAAGAAAATCAAGTCTTTGAAAAATTCAAATTCAAAAACCCTAACGAAAAAAAAGAAATTATCTTACAAGGCAGAGCGATTGGGAGTAAGATCGGATCAGGAAAAGTGCGCATCATCAATGATTTGGAGCATATGAATTCTTTTAAAGAGGGCGAAATTTTAGTTACGGATAATACCGATCCGGACTGGGAGCCTTGCATGAAAAAAGCGAGCGCGGTTATCACTAATCGTGGGGGGCGCACTTGCCATGCCGCTATTGTGGCTAGAGAAATTGGCGTGCCGGCCATTGTTGGGGTGAGCGGGGCGACTGATAGCCTTTATACCGGCATGGAAATCACGGTTTCTTGCGCTGAGGGCGAAGAGGGCTATGTGTATGCGGGCATTTATGAGCATGAAATTGAAAGGGTAGAGCTTTCTAACATGCAAGAAACTCAAACAAAAATTTACATTAACATTGGAAACCCTGAAAAAGCTTTCAGCTTTTCTCAACTCCCTAATCACGGCGTAGGGTTAGCCAGAATGGAAATGATTATTTTAAATCAAATCAAAGCCCACCCTTTAGCTTTAGTGGATTTGCACCACAAAAAAAGCGTGAAAGAAAAAAATGAAATTGAAAACCTTATGGCAGGCTATGCTAACCCTAAAGATTTTTTTGTGAAAAAAATCGCTGAAGGCATTGGCATGATCAGCGCAGCGTTTTACCCTAAACCCGTCATTGTGAGAACGAGCGATTTCAAATCCAATGAATACATGCGCATGCTTGGCGGCTCTAGCTATGAGCCTAATGAAGAAAACCCCATGCTTGGCTATAGGGGGGCTAGTCGGTATTATTCAGAGAGCTATAATGAAGCGTTTTCGTGGGAGTGTGAAGCCTTAGCGTTAGTGAGAGAAGAAATGGGCTTAACGAACATGAAAGTGATGATCCCTTTTTTGCGAACCATTGAAGAGGGTAAAAAAGTCCTAGAAATCTTAAGAAAAAACAATTTAGAATCCGGTAAAAACGGGCTTGAAATTTATATCATGTGCGAATTACCGGTGAATGTCATTTTGGCTGATGATTTCTTAAGCTTGTTTGATGGCTTTTCTATTGGATCAAACGATTTAACCCAGCTCACTTTAGGCGTGGATAGAGACAGCGAATTAGTCAGCCATGTCTTTGATGAAAGGAATGAAGCGATGCTAAAAATGTTTAAAAAAGCGATTGAAGCTTGCAAAAGGCACAACAAATATTGCGGGATTTGCGGGCAAGCCCCAAGCGATTACCCTGAAGTGACAGAGTTTTTAGTCAAAGAGGGCATCACTTCCATTTCTTTAAACCCTGATAGCGTGATCCCCACTTGGAACGCCGTAGCCAAGTTAGAAAAAGAACTAAAAGAACATGGCTTAACTGAACATTGA
- a CDS encoding radical SAM protein, giving the protein MAKENLPIVFGPVLSRRFGKSLGVDLSPSKKQCNYNCIYCELGKAKPIECMEEVIKVETLISAIQNALNNLTTPIDVLTITANGEPTLYPHLLELIQNIKPFLKGVKTLILSNGSLFYEPKVQQALKEFDIVKFSLDAIDLKAFERVDKPYSKDINKILEGILRFSQIYQGQLVAEVLLIKGVNDSANNLKLIAAFLKQINIARVDLSTIDRPSSFKAPKLSEDELLKCSLFFEGLCVSLPKRTATQTAQAKKLISCGIDELLALISRRPLSAEEAPLILDPNAFKHLETLLNHKQITIKKVGSLEFYCAF; this is encoded by the coding sequence ATGGCTAAAGAAAATCTGCCTATCGTTTTTGGGCCTGTTTTATCCAGGCGTTTTGGGAAGTCTTTGGGCGTGGATCTATCGCCCTCTAAAAAACAATGCAATTACAATTGCATTTATTGCGAGCTGGGTAAAGCCAAGCCAATTGAGTGCATGGAAGAAGTGATCAAAGTAGAAACCTTGATTAGCGCCATTCAAAACGCTCTAAACAACCTCACCACCCCCATTGATGTTTTAACCATTACCGCCAATGGCGAACCCACTCTATACCCTCATTTATTAGAGCTTATCCAAAATATCAAGCCTTTTTTAAAGGGCGTTAAAACTTTGATTTTAAGCAACGGCTCACTCTTTTATGAGCCAAAAGTCCAACAAGCCTTAAAGGAATTTGACATCGTTAAATTTTCTTTAGACGCTATTGATTTGAAAGCCTTTGAAAGAGTGGATAAGCCCTATTCTAAAGACATTAACAAGATTTTAGAGGGGATTTTGCGCTTTTCTCAAATCTATCAAGGGCAACTGGTGGCTGAAGTGCTGTTAATTAAGGGCGTGAATGATAGCGCGAACAACTTAAAACTCATCGCTGCCTTTTTAAAACAAATCAATATAGCCAGAGTGGATTTAAGCACCATAGACAGACCCTCAAGCTTTAAAGCCCCTAAATTAAGCGAAGATGAATTATTAAAATGCTCTTTGTTTTTTGAAGGGCTTTGCGTGAGTTTGCCTAAACGCACCGCCACTCAAACTGCTCAAGCCAAAAAATTGATTTCTTGTGGTATAGACGAATTGCTCGCTTTAATTTCCAGGCGCCCTTTAAGCGCAGAAGAAGCCCCCCTAATACTAGATCCTAACGCCTTTAAGCATTTAGAAACTTTATTAAACCACAAGCAAATTACGATTAAAAAAGTCGGCTCTTTGGAGTTTTATTGCGCGTTTTAA
- a CDS encoding DUF1104 domain-containing protein — MKKLAFSLLFTGTFLGLFLNASDFKSMNDQQLLEQAGKVAPSEVPEFRAEVNKRLAVMKEEDRKNYKADFKKAMDKNLASLSQEDRNKRKKEILEAIANKKKTMTMKEYREEGLDLHDCACEGPFHDHERKKGKKPSHHKH; from the coding sequence ATGAAAAAATTGGCGTTTTCTTTATTATTTACAGGGACTTTTTTAGGGCTTTTTTTGAATGCGAGTGATTTTAAGAGCATGAATGATCAGCAACTATTAGAGCAAGCAGGGAAAGTTGCTCCTAGCGAAGTTCCAGAGTTTCGCGCAGAAGTCAATAAGCGATTAGCAGTGATGAAAGAAGAAGATCGTAAAAATTATAAAGCGGATTTTAAGAAAGCGATGGATAAGAATTTAGCTTCTTTAAGCCAAGAAGATCGCAACAAGCGTAAAAAAGAAATTCTTGAAGCGATTGCTAACAAAAAGAAAACAATGACCATGAAAGAATATCGTGAAGAGGGGTTAGATTTGCATGATTGCGCATGCGAAGGCCCTTTTCATGATCATGAGAGAAAAAAAGGGAAAAAACCAAGCCATCATAAGCATTAA
- a CDS encoding DUF874 family protein, producing the protein MESVKTNKVGKNAETADTKANKEAHFKQASAITNTLRSIGGIFTKIVKKVRELVKKHPEKSSVALVVLTHAACKRAKELDDKVQDKSKQAEKENQINWWKYSGLTIATSLLLAACSAGDIDKQIELEQEKKEANKSGIELEQERQKTEQEKQKTNKSEIELEQERQKTNKSGIELANSQIKAEQERQKTEQEKQKANKSEIELEQQKQKTINTQRDLIKEQKDFIKETEQNCQEKHGQLFIKKARIKTGITTSIAIEIEAECKTPKPAKTNQTPIQPKHLPNSKQPHSQRGSKVQELIAYLQKELESLPYSQKAIAKQVDFYKPSSIAYLELDPRDFKVTEEWQKENLKIRSKAQAKMLEMRNPQAHLPTSQSLLFVQKIFADVNKEIEAVANTEKKAEKAGYGYSKRM; encoded by the coding sequence ATGGAATCAGTAAAAACAAATAAAGTTGGCAAAAACGCAGAGACAGCTGACACAAAGGCAAATAAAGAGGCTCATTTTAAACAAGCGAGTGCCATTACAAATACGCTCAGATCAATTGGTGGGATTTTTACAAAAATTGTAAAGAAAGTTAGAGAACTTGTAAAAAAACATCCCGAGAAAAGCAGTGTGGCATTAGTAGTATTGACCCATGCTGCATGCAAGAGGGCAAAAGAATTAGACGATAAAGTCCAGGATAAATCCAAACAAGCTGAAAAAGAAAATCAAATCAATTGGTGGAAATATTCAGGATTAACAATAGCGACAAGTTTATTATTAGCCGCTTGTAGCGCTGGTGATATTGATAAACAAATAGAGTTAGAACAAGAAAAAAAGGAAGCAAATAAGAGTGGGATAGAGTTAGAACAAGAAAGACAGAAAACAGAACAAGAAAAACAGAAAACAAATAAGAGTGAGATAGAGTTAGAACAAGAAAGACAGAAAACAAATAAGAGTGGGATAGAACTCGCTAATAGTCAAATAAAAGCAGAACAAGAAAGACAAAAGACAGAACAAGAAAAACAAAAAGCAAATAAGAGTGAGATAGAGTTAGAACAGCAAAAACAAAAGACAATTAATACACAAAGAGATTTGATTAAAGAACAGAAAGATTTCATTAAAGAAACAGAACAAAATTGCCAAGAAAAACATGGTCAATTGTTTATTAAAAAAGCAAGAATTAAGACCGGTATTACTACTAGCATTGCTATAGAAATAGAAGCTGAATGCAAAACCCCTAAACCTGCAAAAACCAATCAAACCCCTATCCAGCCAAAACACCTCCCAAACTCTAAACAACCCCACTCTCAAAGAGGATCAAAAGTGCAAGAGCTTATCGCTTATTTGCAAAAAGAGCTAGAATCTCTGCCCTATTCTCAAAAAGCTATCGCTAAACAAGTGGATTTTTATAAACCAAGTTCTATCGCTTATTTAGAACTAGATCCTAGAGATTTTAAGGTTACAGAAGAATGGCAAAAAGAAAATCTAAAAATACGCTCTAAAGCTCAAGCTAAAATGCTTGAAATGAGAAACCCACAAGCCCACCTTCCAACCTCTCAAAGCCTTTTGTTCGTTCAAAAAATATTTGCTGATGTTAATAAAGAAATAGAAGCGGTTGCTAATACTGAAAAGAAAGCAGAAAAAGCGGGTTATGGTTATAGTAAAAGGATGTAG
- a CDS encoding outer membrane protein, whose amino-acid sequence MKKSVIVGAISLAMTSLLSAETPKQEKAIKTSPTKKGERNAAFIGIDYQLGMLSTTAQNCSHGNCNGNQSGAYGSNTPNMPTASNPTGGLTHGALGTRGYKGLSNQQYAINGFGFVVGYKHFFKKSPQFGMRYYGFFDFASSYYKYYTYNDYGMRDARKGSQSFMFGYGAGTDVLFNPAIFNRENLHFGFFLGVAIGGTSWGPTNYYFKDLADEYRGSFHPSNFQVLVNGGIRLGTKHQGFEIGLKIQTIRNNYYTASADNVPEGTTYRFTFHRPYAFYWRYIVSF is encoded by the coding sequence ATGAAGAAATCTGTTATAGTAGGTGCTATCTCTCTAGCAATGACAAGCTTATTGTCAGCAGAGACCCCTAAGCAAGAAAAAGCTATTAAGACTAGCCCTACCAAAAAAGGTGAAAGAAATGCTGCTTTTATAGGGATTGATTACCAATTAGGTATGCTCAGCACTACCGCTCAAAATTGTTCCCATGGGAATTGTAATGGTAATCAAAGTGGGGCTTATGGCTCTAATACGCCTAACATGCCTACAGCGTCAAACCCAACAGGAGGCCTTACTCATGGCGCTCTAGGGACTCGTGGGTATAAAGGCTTAAGCAACCAACAATACGCTATCAATGGTTTTGGGTTTGTTGTAGGGTATAAGCATTTTTTTAAGAAATCCCCGCAATTTGGAATGCGTTATTACGGATTCTTTGATTTTGCAAGCTCTTATTATAAGTATTACACTTATAATGATTATGGCATGAGAGACGCTCGCAAGGGTTCTCAAAGTTTCATGTTTGGCTATGGGGCTGGCACAGATGTGTTGTTTAATCCGGCTATTTTCAATCGTGAGAACTTGCATTTTGGGTTTTTTCTTGGCGTTGCGATCGGTGGCACCTCTTGGGGTCCAACAAACTATTATTTCAAGGACTTGGCTGATGAATACAGAGGGAGTTTCCACCCATCAAATTTCCAGGTCTTAGTGAATGGCGGGATCCGCTTAGGCACTAAACACCAAGGTTTTGAAATTGGCTTGAAGATCCAAACCATTCGCAACAATTACTACACCGCTAGTGCGGATAATGTGCCTGAAGGGACTACTTATAGATTCACCTTCCACCGCCCCTATGCCTTTTATTGGCGTTACATTGTAAGCTTTTAA
- the rpmI gene encoding 50S ribosomal protein L35, which produces MPKMKTNRGASKRFKVKKNLIKRGSAFKSHILTKKSPKRKANLNAPKHVHHTNAHSVMSLLCRA; this is translated from the coding sequence ATGCCAAAAATGAAGACTAATCGCGGCGCGTCTAAGCGTTTCAAAGTTAAAAAAAACTTGATTAAGCGTGGCAGTGCTTTTAAAAGCCATATTTTGACTAAAAAAAGCCCTAAGCGCAAAGCCAATTTAAACGCGCCAAAACATGTGCATCACACTAACGCGCATTCTGTCATGTCGTTGCTTTGCAGGGCTTAA
- the rplT gene encoding 50S ribosomal protein L20: MRVKTGVVRRRRHKKVLKLARGFYSGRRKHFRKAKEQLERSMYYAFRDRKQKKREFRSLWVVRINAACRMHNTSYSRFMHALKVANIELDRKVLADMAMNDMQAFKSVLESVKEHL, translated from the coding sequence ATGAGAGTTAAAACAGGCGTTGTGCGCAGAAGACGCCATAAAAAAGTCTTAAAACTCGCTAGAGGGTTTTATAGTGGCAGAAGAAAGCATTTTAGAAAGGCTAAAGAACAGCTTGAAAGAAGCATGTATTACGCCTTTAGGGATCGCAAACAAAAGAAAAGAGAGTTCAGGAGTTTGTGGGTGGTAAGGATCAATGCGGCTTGCAGAATGCACAATACAAGTTATTCGCGCTTCATGCATGCCCTAAAAGTGGCTAACATTGAATTAGACCGCAAGGTTTTAGCAGACATGGCGATGAATGACATGCAAGCTTTTAAGAGCGTGTTAGAGAGCGTGAAAGAGCATCTTTAA